The nucleotide window CAAATACAGTTATTTTCTGGACTTTAGGTACATACTGTTTTCAGAAGGATGATATTAGCAACGCCAAAAGAAGCTTTCTCCAAATGTTAAAAAAAATACTGTCTCCACCTTTAATAGGTATTATAATAGGATTCTTCTTAGTGACTTTGGAAATACAACTGCCGAAGTTTATAATGGATACAAGCCGTTATTTGGGTAATATGACTACTCCCATATCAATGCTATTCATTGGTATCACTATACATTCTGTTAATTTTAAAGATATGAGGCTAACTAAAGACATGTTAGCTGTTATATTTGGAAGATTTTTTGTGTCTCCCTTAATTGCACTTCTTGTATGTTATTTAATGCCTGTACCTGTGTTAATGAGAAATGTGTTTGTAATCCAGGCGTCCATGCCTGTTATGACCCAAGTAGCAATATTATCAAAAGCATATAACTCCGATGATAAGTACGCTGCTGTTATGGTATCTATGACTACTTTATTGAGCATAATATTTGTGCCTGTATATGCTGCTGTACTGAGTCGTATTTAAACTTAAGACAATCCTTTTCCCATTAATATAGTAATATATGCTTAGGAATGGTATAATATTCCCTGATATTTAATACAGGGAGGACTTAGTGTTGCAAAAAAATAATTTTTTCAAATTAATAGTTTATATTGGCGTTATTTTACTGTTGTATTTGACTATTCTTTCAGTTTTTGTGAAAACTCCGGAAATGCTGAATATTCCCTCGTACATAGTTGTTTGTGTTGAGATTGTTTTCCTGTTTATTGTTATGGGATTATTATACTTTTTTTATAAGAAATGCAAACCCTTAAGCAGTAAAATATTTTCTATCGTCCTTGCTCTTGCAGCACTCATTCCAAGAATAATATGGGTTGTATTTATAGATACGGCTCCTACATCTGACTTTTACGGATACAACAATTACGCAATAAATGCAAGTAAAGGTTATTTCCAACTTTATGGGGATGTTTACCCTCTTTTTCCCTTTAAATTTGGATATTCACTTATTCTTTCAGTTTTATACAGGATTTTCGGTACTGATATTATAGTAGCTAAACTATTTAATGTAGCCCTATCCGTGGGCACGGTTTTTTTAGTATATAAGCTGGGAGAAAAGATATTTAATGAAAGATCAGGACGTATTGCAGGACTTATTTTTTCATTTTGGCCTGCACAGATTATGTATAATTCCGTTGCTGCATCAGAACATATTTTTATGTTGTTTTTCCTGTTGGCTGTTTGGTTCTTTATATTAGTAGAAACAAATGAAAAAAATGCAAGAAACTATATTCTGGCAGCGGCTTCAGGTTCCATGATAGCCCTGGCTTATTTAATCAGGCCGGTATCAATGATATTGATTCCTATCTTGATTCTATGCCTTTTTGTGTTCTGGAAAGAGGATAGACGTGGTAAGAGCAGTAAACAAAATAAGCAAAGGGTAAGTCCAGAAATCAATATTAATTCCTCAAAGGCAGCATCAAAGGGACCATCAAAGAGAGCTTCAAATACTGCTGCAAATTCAACCTCAAATAATACTTTAAAAAACGCATCAACAAATACAACATTAAAGAAGACATTAAACACTATATGGAAGCCTATAACCGGCAACAAAATTAAAATATCTTTTGCAGTTTTGGCAAGCGCGGTAATAACAGTAGCTGTAGTAGACCTGACGGTTGGAAACCTATTGGGTGTACGTTTGTGGAGATCATCCTCAGGCTTCTCTTTTTACATCGGAACAAATTATGAATCCTCCGGTATGTATAGCGCAAAGGATGAGGAGATAATTCAGGAGTTTGACTATGATTTCAAGGAAGTCCACGGGCAGGCAACCAAAAGGGCTATAGAAAGGATTGTTTCTCAGCCTATGAATTTCCTCAGGCTGATAGAAAAGAAATTTATTATCCAGTGGACCAATGAAGATTATGGTTATTATTGGAGTATGTATGAGCTTTATAGTACTAATGATATAAGCAGTTTTGTATTGAGCCATCCCAGGGCTTTTTTAGGGACCAGCCAGATTTATTATATAGCGATTATTGTACTTGCTGCGGCAGGAACCATATATATTAAAAGACACAGCATTTATCCCGCGGCGGCAATTCATCTGCTGTTTTTTGCATTTGTGGGTGCTCATACTCTTTTTGAAGTGCAGTCCAGGTATCATTATCCTGTAATACCTTTTCTGACAATATTAGGGGGTTACGGAGGGGAACAGGTCATTGGAAAGTTGCTGGCAAGAAAGCCTTTTAGTCCAAAAAGCTAAAAAAGCTTGTAATATGAATGATCCCAGCGAAGAAAGTTCATATAAGAGAAACTTTCATACAATGTAAACTTCTGATAAAGCAGACTTCTAACAAGAAGATTCTATGAATAAAATTTCTAAACAATAAAGAGGACAGGGAGATTAAAAGTTGGACAGGGAAATTAGCCAAAACATGAAAAGCACTGCCAAATCAATAGGAATAGTAATGATAATAACTGTTTTTTCAAGGTTGTTATCTCTTGTAAGCAGTATGGTATATATCACATACTATGGAATATCTCTTGAAATGGATATATATTCCTATGCCATCCAATTGCCCAATATTATATTTACAAGCCTTGGAAGCGCACTGGCATATATAGTTATTCCAATTTTTGCAGGGTACATTGGAACTGACCAGAAGGACAGAGCCTTTAAATTCGCTGATAATGTTATTACTATATCCTCATTATTTACATTAATACTATCAATAACCGGTATAATCGTAGCACCCGCTATACTGGCACTTACCCGGTTTCGGGACCAAGGATATGATTTTGCACTAATTTCTGTTAGAATTATGTTCCCGGTAATGATTTTCTATGGTCTAAGTTTCATATTCCAGGGGATGCTGCAATCCTTTGGTAATTATAATATGCCGGCGCTTATTAGTGTTCCAAGCAGTCTTACAGTTATATTGTATGTTTATATTTTTGGAAGCAGGTTTGGAATCAAAGGATTACTTGTAGCTACATTCATCGGACTTATGTTTCAGGCATTAATTCTTGTTCCTTCAATATGGAGAGCGGGTTATAGATACAAGCCTTCAGTTCAGTTCGGAAATAAGGATGTAAAAGAAGCATTAAGGCTTGCACCTGCAGTTGTTGTTTCTGCATCGGCCTATCAGCTGAATATGTTGTTTAATACAACTTTATCAGCCAATTTCAAGGATACTGTATCAATTATGACAACTGTACAGAACCTTGTATTATATGCAATTTTAGCTTTTGTATATTCAGTGACTTCAGTTGTTTTCCCGAAACTTACAATGATGGCGGCAAGGAATGATATGGAAGGATTTAAGAATAACCTTCTTAACGTTATTAATCTGATTATATATTTTCTTGTACCAGCAACTGCAGGCTTTATAGCTGTTAGCAGGCAGTTATTTGATTTACTTTATGGCTGGGGCAGGGTAACTGCCGGAAATGTATCCCTTGCGGGGAGTTTTCTGGCTCTATACGCTCTTGGGATAACAGGTATAGGAATAAAGGAGGTTATCGACAGAGCTTTTTATTCTTTAAAAGATACTAAAAAACCTGCTATAAACGGTGTAATAATAATGACAGTTAATGTTATTGCAAGTCTGACCTTGATAAAACTGGCAGATTTTTTCGGGTTGCCAAAGGCCTTTGGTATTCCGGCGGGGTATTCAGTTTCTGCAATTACTGGTGCTATAGTTTTGATACGTATGATTAAAAAGAAAATTGGAAATTTCGGAGGAAAAGAAGTAACTTTAACTTATATTAAGATTGTTGCTGCAAGTGTAATAATGTTTATAGCCATAATACCTATAAGCCATATGGTTAACAGTTATGCGACAGGCAGCACGGTGCTTCATAAAGGAATCCGGCTGATGGTACCAACTGTTGTGGGAGCGCTGGTTTATTTCACAGCTACATATTTTTTAAAAGTACAGCAAGTTACAAATATAATTAGCGGAATAAAGGGGTGGGCCAAAAAGGCACTGATAAATAAAAAAAATTAATATGGGGGTATTAGTTTGAAGAATAATGCTTCATACAGAAAAAGAAAATTAAATGTGCTGCACTTATTAAACTATCCTGGGAAAGGTGGTTCGGAAAGATATATACTGTCTTTAGCTGAGGGTCTGCATAATAAAAACTGTACTTTTTATGTGGCATACTCCCAGAAAGGGCCTATGCTTAAAGAATTAAGAAGTATGGGTATTGAAGCTGTCAGACTTCCTATGTTATGTCCCTATGATTTAAAGGCTGCATTGGGAGTTAAAAAAATCTGCGCTGAAAAATCTATTGATGTAATTCATACACATTTTTTGAGAGAAAATTATATAGGAATATTATCTGCGATAGCCGGAAATAAAGTTCCGGTTATTAACACAGTACATATGCTCCAACCGAAGAACCTTATTACCGGTTTGATTAATTCTATTGTCACCCGCAGGGATAGTGAAATAATAGCCGTAAGCAATGCTGTTAAGAATCAGCTTATTAAGGAAGGTGTTGATGCTTCTAAGATAAAAGTTATTTATAATGGTGTAGATGTAAATTACTGGTCTTCCGGTAAGTCTCGGTTAAAAGTAAGAGAAGAACTGGGTATTGGAAGCGGAGATTTTGTAGTTTGCTCCGTTGCAAGGTTTTCAGAAGAAAAGGGCCATATGTTCCTGATGGAAACAATTAAATATTTTAAAAAGTTGATAGAACATCAGGGAAATAAGGAAGAATTAAATAGGAAAATTTGGTTCCTTCTTTCCGGAGATGGAGAATTGTTTTTTCAGTGCAAAAAATTCACCGAAATGGCAGGAATATCAGATGATGTAATTTTTACCGGATACAGAGATAATATAAAAGAAATACTGCATGCCAGTGATTTATTTGTTTCCCATTCAAAGAGTGAAGCTCTTGGAATTTCAATTCTCGAGGCTATGGCTTGCGGTCTGCCTGTAATATCCACCAATTCAGGGGGTCCGGCGGAAATAATAAATGAAGACAGTAATTGCGGTAAAATTGTAGAATATGGTGATGTGGAGGGCTTTGCTGAAGGAATTTTGGAATTGATGAGAGATAAAAAGAAATATGATATGTATAGTAAAAATTCATATAATACTGTAAAAAATAAATTTAGTCTTGATAGAATGGTGACAGAAACTTATAATCTATATAGAGCTGCAGTTGCAAAAAATGAAATTCCACTTCCCACTTAATACTACTTATGCGTTATGGTTATAGAAAGAATTGGAATATGTCTTATTGAAATTGGGAAAGTGCCATTAATCCGGATCTAGTACAAAGAAAGTGAGATGTATAAAGTGATTATTGATGATAAGGGCAGATTATTTGGAAAAGTAAGTATAATAGATATTATTGCTGTATTAGTTCTTGTAGTGGTAGGAATATTGGCATATAAATTTATTTTACCTTCTTCTTCGGGCTATTTGGCTCCCAAAAATGATACATTACATATCGTATTTTATGAAGAAGAAGTAAACAGTTTTACCGCCAACAGGGTTAAAATCGGGGACGTTGCCAGTGAACGCCTTCAGAATGCTGATTTTGGCAAAGTGATTGATGTGAAGGTTGACAAGTCGGTATCCTGGGGAGAATCAAGCGAGGGAGAATTTATTATTTCCAACAAGGAAGGTTTTTCATCCATTTATATTACAATGGAAGCAAAAGGTATACTTGATCGAAACGGAATAATTATTGATAAAGCTCAGTATTATATTGGTCAGTATATAACATTGTATGTTGGAGATTGTGCATTATATGGAATCATATATAGTGCTGAGAAGAAATAATACGTTAAATAATTTAAGTATAGATAACCGGAATCATCATAAAGCGGAGGGATATTATGGTTGCAAATAATAGCAAAAGCAGGAAAATAGGAATAATAGATGTAGCTATATTAGTTGCTATACTCGCTGTTGTTGTAGGAGTAGGATATAGATATGTTAAGGGTAAGGCTGCTAGTTCTAATACTGTTAAAACACAGGATTTAATAATTGAGTATTACTGCGAAGAAGTTCCTGAATCGGCGGCCAAAGCTATAAAAGTAGGAGACCCGGTAAGAGAATCCCTTCAAAATGCCAGCTTTGGAAATGTTACCGATATTGTGGTTGACAAGTCGGTTTCATGGGCGAGAAATATCAAGGGTGAATTGGTAAAGACAACCAGAGAAGGTTATGCATCCGTTACCATTACAATGAATGGAAAAGGTGTAATAGGAAGCAATGGCGTAACAATAGATAAAGCTAATTATTATGTAGGACAGACGGTAACCCTCTACGTCGGGAATTCGATGATAAGTAATGGCAGAATTAGCGATATTAAGATAAAGGAGTAATTGATTTGAAAGTTGAGAGCGTAATCATAAGCTTTATTTTTTCAATATTATGCAAACTTCAGGATGCATATGAAAAATCATTTACTCATAGTCTCCTGGAGGGTTTTGCCAGTAAGTTCAAAAATTTTCTTGAATATAGTTTAATCTGGAGATTTATACGAAAAAAAGGGAAGATTGCCCAAAGTTGGGAGAATAGCTATACTTTGGGATTACTAAATAAATTAATTAATTTACCTTCAAGCTTATTGAGACGTGTTTACATAAAATATCAGAAAATTTTTGATGCAAGTATTTTTATAAGAGTACTAAAATTTTTTGTCAGCAAATACACTCTAATCTTGGGTGCCTGTCTTATAATAACTGTAATTATACCTGACAGTTACTGGTATAATAAATATAGTGTAATGATGGCTCTGGTTTTAGTCCTGTTATTTTTAATCAAGACGATTTTAGAGGATAAACAAAGTTTCAAAATAAAGACTTTGGAACTGCCAATTTTTATTTTCTGGCTGTCGGTTATCCTGGGAACAGTTAATTCAGTCATACCGAGACTTAGTTTAAGCTATCTTTTGTTGTATGTTATTTCTGCAATATTTCTTATACTCATAATCAGTTCTTCCTCCTTTTTTAAGGAGCTAAATATAATGGTGGATTTATTGCTGGTGGGAGTAACTTTCACAGCGCTTTACGGCATATACCAGTGGAAATTTATAGGGATACCTGTAAATCCCTCGATTACAGATACAAGGCTAAATCCAGGCCTCTCCAGAATATCTTCTACTATGGGTAATGAAAATGTATACGGAGAACTTCTTGTTTTAACACTACCCTTTTTTGTAACGGCAATTATTAATGCAAAAACTCTTATTAAGAGGCTTGTTTTCTCAGCAATGATAATACCTGTTGTAATTGCATTATTTCTAACAGGATCACGTTCTGCATGGATTTCTTTTGCAGTTTCTATATTCGTCTTTGTGTTTTTAATAAATAGAAAACTATTGCCCCTTGCTATACTGGCAGGAGCTTTGGCGGTTCCTTTGCTTCCTGATGTAATTTACAGAAGGATTATGACATTGTTTAACCCGAATGAAAATTCACTAAATTATAGATCTTTGATAATCCGGCATGTCAAGCCTATGCTCATGGACTATTGGGTTTCAGGAGTTGGATTGGGAATAAATGCATTTAGTTCGGTCTTTAAAAGGTACCTTTCTTTTGGACTCACTTCTGCAGTCCATACCCACAATCTGTATCTCCAGATATGGCTGGAAGCGGGGATATTATCCATAGCTTCATTTATCTGGTTTTTATTCAGACTGTTCAAAAACAGCGTGACAAGAATTTTCAAGCATGTAGGACAGAGTGATGCTAAAAATACACTTATAGCCGGAGTATCGGCTTTATTTGGTATACTTGTCATGGGACTGGCTGATCATGTATGGTTTTATAATAGATTAATGCTCATGTTCTGGGTTGTTGTAGGTATTATTCTCACATGTCTGAACATATTGGGCAAAGAGGGAGAGTATAGTGAAGGTAGCCACCCCCAAACAAATGAATCAAATTGACAGGATATCTATTGAGCAATTCGGAATACCAGGAATTGTACTTATGGAAAATGCAGCTTCCTGTGTTGTAAATGAGATTTCATCATTTATAGGTCAATTGCCTGGTAAGAGAGTTATAGTACTGGCAGGAAAAGGTAATAATGGCGGAGATGCCTTTGCTGTAGCCAGAAAGCTATTTAATAAGGGAGCAGAAATCAGGCTTTTTGTTACAGCAAAGAAAGAGGAAATTACAGGAGATGCTGCAATAAATATAAGTATAGTAGAAAAAATAGACATTGAGTATGTAGAGATTATTTCAGAAGAACAGTTAGATCTGTTAAAAGATAGTTTAAATCATGGAGATTTGGTAGTAGATGGTTTGCTCGGAACAGGTTTAAAAGGTAATGTAACCGGAATTGTTGCAAAGATAATTGATCTGGTAAATTTTTCGAGATTACCTGTAATCGCCATAGATATACCTTCAGGTATAAATGGTGAAACAGGAAAAGTAATGGGTGTGGCTGTTAAAGCTCACAGAACAGTTACTTTCGGGCTTCCAAAACCGGGTTTGCTGATACATCCCGGTTGTGAATATACAGGCAAACTGGTGACTGCTGATATCGGAATACCTCGCAAAGTTGTTGACAGCATGAATATTAAATTAAATACCATTGAGGAAAGCCTTGTTTCTAAAATATTGCCTTTAAGGCTTCCTGACACTAATAAAGGGAACTATGGCAGAATTTTTGTAATTGGCGGTTCCAACGGCATGACGGGAGCAGGGGGACTTACAGCAGCCAGTGCTTTAAGAGCAGGGGCAGGGCTGGTATATTTAGGGCTTCCCTCATTAATAGCTAATAAATACAATCCTCCTCTATTGGAAATTATTACAATACCTATTGAAGATAATAAAAGCGGATACTTCACAAAAGATGGTATACCCACAGTAGTAAAACAAATGGAAAACATGACTGTAACTGTTATCGGACCGGGATTATCTACAAAAGGCGACGCGGTTGAATTATTAGATGCAATTGCAGAGCATGCAAAAATGCCTATTATAATAGATGCTGATGGATTAAATGCACTGGCGCTTAATTTAAATATTTTGAAAAAGCTAAAAGTACCGACTGTTATTACACCACATCCGGGAGAAATGTCACGTCTTACAGGAATAAGTGTGCAGGAAGTGCAAAATAACAGAATTGATATTACCCGTGATTTCGCTGCAAAGTGGAAAGTTATTACGGTATTAAAAGGTTCCAGGACAATAGTTGCTTTACCGGATGGGGAGGCCTATATTAATCTTACAGGTAATCCGGGTATGGCAACAGCAGGTTCCGGAGATGTATTAACAGGTATTATTGCCGGTTTGATAGGCCAGGGTATTAAACCTGAAGAGGCTGCCATAGCAGGTGTATATCTCCATGGCTTTGCAGGAGACCGGGTAGCGGATGTTAAAGGAATATACGGACTGATTGCAAGTGATATTATAAATGAACTTCCATACGCCATAAAAGCTGTTAAAGAAGGCACATAGTATGTAATATACTTTTAATTTGACCTATGTATATAAACAAATATATAATTA belongs to Clostridiaceae bacterium and includes:
- a CDS encoding DUF4330 domain-containing protein produces the protein MVANNSKSRKIGIIDVAILVAILAVVVGVGYRYVKGKAASSNTVKTQDLIIEYYCEEVPESAAKAIKVGDPVRESLQNASFGNVTDIVVDKSVSWARNIKGELVKTTREGYASVTITMNGKGVIGSNGVTIDKANYYVGQTVTLYVGNSMISNGRISDIKIKE
- a CDS encoding glycosyltransferase codes for the protein MKNNASYRKRKLNVLHLLNYPGKGGSERYILSLAEGLHNKNCTFYVAYSQKGPMLKELRSMGIEAVRLPMLCPYDLKAALGVKKICAEKSIDVIHTHFLRENYIGILSAIAGNKVPVINTVHMLQPKNLITGLINSIVTRRDSEIIAVSNAVKNQLIKEGVDASKIKVIYNGVDVNYWSSGKSRLKVREELGIGSGDFVVCSVARFSEEKGHMFLMETIKYFKKLIEHQGNKEELNRKIWFLLSGDGELFFQCKKFTEMAGISDDVIFTGYRDNIKEILHASDLFVSHSKSEALGISILEAMACGLPVISTNSGGPAEIINEDSNCGKIVEYGDVEGFAEGILELMRDKKKYDMYSKNSYNTVKNKFSLDRMVTETYNLYRAAVAKNEIPLPT
- the murJ gene encoding murein biosynthesis integral membrane protein MurJ, with product MKSTAKSIGIVMIITVFSRLLSLVSSMVYITYYGISLEMDIYSYAIQLPNIIFTSLGSALAYIVIPIFAGYIGTDQKDRAFKFADNVITISSLFTLILSITGIIVAPAILALTRFRDQGYDFALISVRIMFPVMIFYGLSFIFQGMLQSFGNYNMPALISVPSSLTVILYVYIFGSRFGIKGLLVATFIGLMFQALILVPSIWRAGYRYKPSVQFGNKDVKEALRLAPAVVVSASAYQLNMLFNTTLSANFKDTVSIMTTVQNLVLYAILAFVYSVTSVVFPKLTMMAARNDMEGFKNNLLNVINLIIYFLVPATAGFIAVSRQLFDLLYGWGRVTAGNVSLAGSFLALYALGITGIGIKEVIDRAFYSLKDTKKPAINGVIIMTVNVIASLTLIKLADFFGLPKAFGIPAGYSVSAITGAIVLIRMIKKKIGNFGGKEVTLTYIKIVAASVIMFIAIIPISHMVNSYATGSTVLHKGIRLMVPTVVGALVYFTATYFLKVQQVTNIISGIKGWAKKALINKKN
- a CDS encoding DUF4330 domain-containing protein, whose translation is MIIDDKGRLFGKVSIIDIIAVLVLVVVGILAYKFILPSSSGYLAPKNDTLHIVFYEEEVNSFTANRVKIGDVASERLQNADFGKVIDVKVDKSVSWGESSEGEFIISNKEGFSSIYITMEAKGILDRNGIIIDKAQYYIGQYITLYVGDCALYGIIYSAEKK
- a CDS encoding NAD(P)H-hydrate dehydratase, with the protein product MKVATPKQMNQIDRISIEQFGIPGIVLMENAASCVVNEISSFIGQLPGKRVIVLAGKGNNGGDAFAVARKLFNKGAEIRLFVTAKKEEITGDAAINISIVEKIDIEYVEIISEEQLDLLKDSLNHGDLVVDGLLGTGLKGNVTGIVAKIIDLVNFSRLPVIAIDIPSGINGETGKVMGVAVKAHRTVTFGLPKPGLLIHPGCEYTGKLVTADIGIPRKVVDSMNIKLNTIEESLVSKILPLRLPDTNKGNYGRIFVIGGSNGMTGAGGLTAASALRAGAGLVYLGLPSLIANKYNPPLLEIITIPIEDNKSGYFTKDGIPTVVKQMENMTVTVIGPGLSTKGDAVELLDAIAEHAKMPIIIDADGLNALALNLNILKKLKVPTVITPHPGEMSRLTGISVQEVQNNRIDITRDFAAKWKVITVLKGSRTIVALPDGEAYINLTGNPGMATAGSGDVLTGIIAGLIGQGIKPEEAAIAGVYLHGFAGDRVADVKGIYGLIASDIINELPYAIKAVKEGT
- a CDS encoding AEC family transporter, which encodes MIIFEAAQSVLSLAIIIMIGYFLASKGWFDEKTNKLFAKLVTNVSLPFLMISNFVANINKEQLGQISFGLVRPFTSMILSYIVSLMFTRLLKIKKGRQGLFQVMFFVSNTMFMGLPINNALYGEYSIPYVMLYYISNTVIFWTLGTYCFQKDDISNAKRSFLQMLKKILSPPLIGIIIGFFLVTLEIQLPKFIMDTSRYLGNMTTPISMLFIGITIHSVNFKDMRLTKDMLAVIFGRFFVSPLIALLVCYLMPVPVLMRNVFVIQASMPVMTQVAILSKAYNSDDKYAAVMVSMTTLLSIIFVPVYAAVLSRI